A section of the Malania oleifera isolate guangnan ecotype guangnan chromosome 2, ASM2987363v1, whole genome shotgun sequence genome encodes:
- the LOC131147707 gene encoding uncharacterized protein LOC131147707 — MASLTIAFPPAMTGRVYAATAAKSSGGTGEEKSLLDWILGGLQKEDQLLETDPILKKVEEKNAGGDGGRKNSVAVAPKKKNGGGFGGLFAKK; from the coding sequence ATGGCCTCTTTGACGATAGCATTTCCGCCGGCGATGACAGGGAGAGTGTACGCGGCGACGGCGGCCAAGAGCTCCGGCGGAACCGGGGAGGAGAAGAGCCTGCTGGACTGGATCCTGGGGGGCCTGCAGAAGGAAGACCAGCTCCTGGAGACGGACCCCATCCTCAAGAAGGTGGAGGAGAAGAACGCCGGCGGCGACGGAGGCCGGAAGAACTCCGTGGCGGTTGCGCCCAAAAAGAAGAACGGCGGTGGATTCGGAGGCCTTTTCGCCAAGAAATGA